The DNA region ACCAGCCTGTCCCATCGAAGCGCATGGCCCCGACGCACAGTGATCCAGGCCATCGCGGTGCTGATCGTACTGGTTTTTTCCAAGTACGTTTATCTCACCAGCCTGACCAGTTACTACACGTTCTATCTGATCGAAAAATTCCAGCTCACGGCGTCGCAAGCGCAGATCTACCTCTTCGTATTTCTCTTCGCAGTCGCGGCTGGCACGATCATCGGCGGACCGGTGGGCGATCACTTCGGGCGAAAGTGGGTCATCTGGATTTCCATTCTCGGCGTGGCGCCGTTCGCGTTGTGGATGCCGCACACGAACCTCGCTGGAACCGTAACGCTCAGCGTGGTCATTGGCGTGGTTCTCGCGTCCGCGTTTTCCGCGATCCTCGTGTATGCGCAAGAACTCGTACCCGGCAAAGTCGGCCTCATCAGCGGGCTGTTCTTCGGTTTCGCGTTCGGCGTGGCCGGCATCGGTTCCGTGGCGCTGGGCAAACTCGCCGACCACACGAGCATCGAGCACGTGTTCGACGTGTGCAGTTACCTCCCGCTGATCGGGCTGCTCACGGTGTTCCTGCCTGATATCGAACGCCGGCGCACCTGAAATGAAAAAGACCACGAGTCATCGTGGTCTTTGAAACTCGTTCGCCTCGCTGACGCTTCAGCGCGCCGGTCCCCAGCGTTTCGTGAACGGGTAATAGATGAACAACGGGCGACCCACGATATCCTTGTACGGGACTTCGCCCCAGTAACGGCTGTCGAGACTGTTGCCGGAATTATCGCCCATCGCATAATAACCCTGCGTGGAAACTTCGACCTGCTTTTTCTCAAGCAGCGCTTCTTGATTCTTATAGCCGCGATAAAGCCCCTCTTGGCGGGCGTTCTTATCGAAAGCAAGTGATCCCGTGATTGGCTCGCCGTTGCGCAGCAAAGCGGAATCACGCACTTCGAGCTTATCCCCAGGTGTCCCGACCAAGCGCTTGATGTAGTACGACTCCACGGGACGTCCGCCCGCATCGACCAAATAAGGACTGCGAATGTTATCTGTTCGAAAAACAAAGCCAGAGCCCACCTGCGGGCGCACGAAATGGTAGGACATGCGATCAACGAAAAGCTGATCGCCCGTCATCACATCGAACGAAAGAACGCGCTCTCCTTTTTTCACATGCTTGCCCGTGTTGATCCATCTAACCGGGATGTTTTGACCTGCACGCGACGAAGGCAAAAAGCCGGCTTCAACCTGTTGTGTCCGCGGAGCACCTGCACTGAAAAACGCCTCTTCGATGACCTCATCCATTTTGAAGTCCAACGGTACTTGCACCGTCACCAACTCGCTACCGACGCGTAACGTGATCTGCTGCACTCGGGATGGAAAAACAAACCAAGTACGACCAGGAACCACCGCAGAAGGAATCCGGTTACCCGAGACAGGCACCCAAACATCGCCATCCACCGGCGCATCCACCGAACGACGCGTCGCGCCAAAAGCGACCAGCCGTGCCGCGCTCGCAACGACACCAGGCTCTTCCTTCTCTGAAGCGAAAACCTCGCCGGTCATACCGTAATAAGTCGGCCACATCGAGTTCGTCGGGATCTTAAACGGCTGCACGAAGTACGCGCGCAGTCCGAGGATCACGATCGCGGCGACGACGAAAAACTCCACGTACTCCTGGATCGTGGAGCGTGGATAAAACTTTCCGCCTGCGCGGCGCACGGCCGGTTCAAGTGCCTCGATGCCGAGCTTCAGTTTGCTGGCGTCGGCTTTATCGCGGAGCTGGGCACGGAGTTGCTCGCTCTTCTGCTGGAGATCGGCCCGGTCGGCGGCGGAGATCTCGTCACGGCGGTAGTTGAAAATTTTGTCGGCGAGCTCGAGCCAGTTCGTGGCATTGGCGCGCATCTGTTTTTCGACCGACGAGAAAAGTCCGAACATGGTGGGATGTGGAAATCAGGAAGACGGGAACGGAGCCAAACTAATCTGGAACTCAGCAATTCTGGAAAATCCGACCGTTTTTTTCCGTCCAGAGTTCCTGAGTTCCAGATTCATCAAAATGAAGCAGGCGTCGAAAGGCGTTTTAGTCGCCGCTCTTGAGCACCTTGATGAAGGCATCCGGCGGGATGTTCACCTTGCCGATCATCTTCATCTTCTTTTTGCCCTCTTTCTGCTTATCGAGGAGTTTGCGCTTACGGGAGATGTCGCCGCCGTAGCACTTCGAGGTAACGTCCTTGCGCATTTCCTTCACGTTGTCGCGGGCGATGACTTTGCCGCCGATCGCGGCCTGAATCGCGACTTTGAACATCTGTGGCGGGATGATCTCGGCGAGTTTTTCGCACAGCTGGCGGCCTTTGGCTTCAGCCTTGGAGCGGTGGACGATGCAGGAAAACGCGTCCACGGGGTCGCCGTTGATCATGATGTCCATCTTCACGAGGTCGTCGGCTTTGTAGGCGCCGAGTTCGTAGTCCATCGAACCGTAGCCGTGCGTGATGGATTTCAGGCGGTCGTTGAAATCGACGAGGATTTCGTTGAGCGGGAGCACGCAGCGGAGCATCACGCGATTCATGTCGAGCGTGTCGGTGTGTTCGCACACGCCGCGCTTTTCCATGATCAGCGCGAGGATGTCGCCCATGGAATCGTTGGGCAGAATGATCGACGCCGTGATCGTGGGTTCGAGCGTCTCGATAATCGTGCCGGGGTCAGGGAAGTTCACCGGGTTATCCACCTCGAGGACTTCGCCGCCTTGTTTCACGATCTTGTAGATGACGCTTGGGTACGTGGAGATGATCTCGACGTCGTGCTCGCGGCGAATGCGCTCCTGGATGATCTCCATGTGGAGCAAACCGAGGAAGCCACAGCGGAAGCCGAAGCCCAGCGCGAGGGAACTCTCCGAGGAGTAAACGAACGCCGCGTCGTTGAGCTGTAAGCGGCCGAGGCCTGCCTTGAGCTTTTCGTAGTCGTCGCTCTCCAGCGGATAGAGTCCGCAGAAAACCATCGGGCGGACCTCTTTGTAGCCGGGGAGCATTTCCTGAGCGGGCTTGCTCGCGATGGTGATGGTATCACCGGTTTTAACCTCGGAAGGATCTTTGATGCTCGAAACGACGTAGCCCACGTCGCCCGCGTGGAGCACCGCGCACTTTTCCATCTTCGGCGTGAACGTACCGACCTCTTTCACCTCGGCCTTTTGATTGGTGCTCATGAGGAGCATCATGTCGTTGGCCTTGATCGAGCCGGAAAACACGCGGACGTACGCGATACAGCCCCGGTACGCATCGTAGAGAGAATCGAAAACCAGGATGCGCGTCTGCGCGTACTCGCGCCAGCGAGGAGGCGGCACGCGAGCGACGACAGCTTCAAGAATGTCTTCGATGCCGATGCCCGACTTGCCGCTGGCGAGAATCGCCTCTTCGGCCGGGATCGTGAGAATGTCTTCGAGTTGCTTGGTGCAGAGTTCGAGGTTCGCCGACGGCAGATCGATCTTGTTGATGACCGGGATGACCTTGAGCTGCTGAGAAAACGCGAGGTGCGCATTGGCCACCGTCTGGGCTTCGACGCCTTGCGCCGCATCGATCAGGAGCACGGCGCCTTCACATGCCGCGAGACTGCGGGAAACTTCGTACGAGAAGTCCACGTGGCCGGGCGTGTCCATCAGGTTGAGCTTATACTCACGGCCATCCTTCGCGCGGTACATCATCGTGACCGGGTGCGATTTGATGGTGATACCACGCTCCTTCTCGAGGTCCATCGAGTCGAGATGCTGGGCGGTTAACACGCGCTTCGAGATCGTGTTGGTGTACTCGAGCAGCCGGTCGGACAGCGTCGTTTTGCCGTGATCGACGTGAGCGATAATACAGAAATTGCGGGTCAACAGTTCGTCCATGCGAGGAGAGCGTCGGCGGCGGAAACCGCGACGCATTCAAAGGTTCAAAAGGTCGAGGGTGCGGACGCCCCCCGGCGGGATCAAGCGGCTAAATCGGAAAACTCGGACACGCTCTTCACCGGCCAGTCCTTATTGGTCCGGCGGGCCAGCCCGGCGAGGACGCCGCCCGGCCCCAGCTCCCAATAAGTCGTTGCCCCTGCCGCCGAGGCGCTGCGCATGCAGTCTTCCCAGAGGACGGACGACACGACCTGCTTCACCAGCGCCTCGCGGATCGCGTCGGGCGACGAGACGGCGTGGCCGGTCGTGTTCGTGAAGACAGTGAACTTCGGCGCCGCAAACGGCACCGTCGCCAGATAAGCGGCAAATGCCGCGCGGGCCGGCTCCATCAGGCGGCTGTGATAAGCGCCCGCGACGTTGAGCGGCATGGCTTTCTTGATGCCGCGCTCTTTTGCAGCGGCGACGGCGGCTTCGACCTTCGCCTTTTCGCCGGAGATGATGATCTGGCCGGGGCAGTTGAAATTGGCCGCCTCGATCCCGAACTCAGCGCAGAGCTCGGTGACCTTCGCGCGCTCTTCACCGACAATCGCGGCCATGCCGCCGGTCGTCTGCTCACACGCGAGCTGCATCAAACGCCCACGCTCGGCCACGACCTTCAGGCCGGTCGCGAAATCAAAAACGCCCGCAGCCGTCAGCGCGGTGACTTCGCCGAGGCTCAGGCCGAGCGCGAACGTCGGCTCATCTGCGCCCGTGAGTTTCCCCTTCTCCTTCGCTGCCGCGAGCAACGCGAGACCATGAACGAAGAGCGCGGGTTGGCAGACCTTGGTCTGCGTGAGTTCGGCGTCAGGGCCTTCAAACGAGAGCTTCGTGAGTTCCCAACCGAGCACGCGGTTGGCTTCGTCGTAAAGCGCGCGGGCGGCTGCGGAGTTTTCGTAGAGCGATTTGCCCATGCCGACTTTCTGAGCGCCCTGACCAGCGAAGAGGAGTGCGAGTGACATAATGAAACGGCAGTTCGTAAACGGTCGAACGGTGCAGTGCCAAGGGCCAAGTTCCAGACTTGGGCCACGGCGGCTCCCCTACTCTTCCAGCCGCCCACCACTCTGCCGCGCGTGCAGCTGCGAATAAAGCCCGCCCGTCTTCACGAGTTCATCGTGCGAACCGATTTCCTCAATCCGACCCGCGCGCATCGCCACGATGCGGTCGGCGTTGCGGATCGTCGAGAGACGGTGCGCCACGACAAACGTCGTCCGCCCTTTCATGAGCCGTTCCAGCGCCTCCTGAATCAACGCCTCGCTCTCCGAATCCAGCGCCGACGTCGCTTCGTCCAGGATCAACACGCGCGGATCGCGGATCAGTGCGCGTGCGATGGCGAGGCGCTGCTTCTGCCCGCCAGAAAGTCGCGCACCTTTTTCGCCCACCTGCGTCTGGATTCCCTCGGGCAACTTCTCAACAAACTCCCACGCATTTGCATCGCGCAACGCCGTTGTGATGCGCTCATCGGAAACCGACTTCATCCCATAAGTGATGTTCTCGCGGATCGTCCCATCGAAGAGAATCGATTCCTGCGGCACCACCGACACGAAGCGCCGGTATGTCCGCAAATCGAGCGCAGCCATGTCGCGACCATCGATCAGGATCGTACCACTCGTCGGCCGGATAAAACCGATGACCAGATTGAGCACGGTGGATTTCCCCGCGCCCGACGGCCCGACGAGCGCGATGGTTTCGCCGGGTCTGACATGGAGCGAAAAATCACGCACGGCGTGCGCTTCGACTCCTTCGTAGCGAAATCCAACATCGCTAAAACGAAACTCTCCACTGACCGCGTTCACCGGCGCCTTGCCTTCGTTTTGTTCGAGATCGGGACACTCCAGTACTTCGCCAATCGAACGCACTGCTTCGTAGCCGCGCAGGATCATTGGCGCGGAGTTCGCGAGCGCGAGCACCGAGCCGGTCAGCATCCCAAAATATCCCGTGAGCATGACGATATCGCCTAGCGTGATCGGAATGAACTGCGTGGCACACGCCCAGGCTGCAAAAACGAGGCAGGCTGAATTAAAAAAATTGAAAACGACCCACGAAATCGCGCCGAAAACGGAGTTGATTTCATCCACTTTGAGCCCCGCGTCGCGCACCCGCTCAAGCGAGTTTTCGATGCGCTCAAGCGCGCTCGTCTCCAAGCCGTGGGCACGTGTGATCGGGATCAAATTGGTCATCTCGATCACGCGATTGGACATCTGCTCGATTTCCTGGCGCAGCTTGGTGTTTCGCTCCGAGACGTGCTTGTGCAACGAGCGTACAAGAATCACCGCGACAGGAATGGATCCCGCGAAAAAAACTAAAAACCACGGCGCACGATAAGCGGTCACCGCGAGCGCGAAACCCAGATTGATGAAGGCTGTCCCCACCGAGTCAAAAAGCCCGCGCGTGAGCTGCTCGATGGATTCCACGTCGCGCAGCACCTTCGTCTGGAGCGTGCCTGCGCTTTGGCGCGTGTAGTATCCGATGGATAGATGCTGGAGCCGCCTGCAGATCGCGGAGCGCAGCCGCGTCTCCATCGAACGCGCCGCGTGGCTGATCGAGCGCACGCAGAGATAATTAACCGGGATGTTTTGAATCAGGATCGCGAGGAGGATGCCCGCATTGAACCAAATCTCGTTCAACGAATGTTTTTCCGGCTCGGCCACGATATCGATGATCCGCGCCGTCATGAGCGGCATGACCCACACCGGGCTGTGCTTGATGACATAGAGCACCGCGCCCCAGATCAGCCGCGTGCGCTCTTCGCGATAGAGAAACAGCAGTGTGCGAAGCGGGTGCTCGCCGCTGAAACGATGTTCAAGCGGACTGTTGTGTGGATTTTGCATCAGGGTCGGCGGAGTAATTGGCTAAGGCTAATGTTCGTCTCCATCGACGACGTCCAGAGGGCACTGGCTCGATCACCAGCATATTGTCAGTACTCCGCCTCATTGCCGTACTGTACGGCAATTAAACAGTTTGGTAACAAGGACAGTCCGGCTCACGCATACCGCAGCAACGTACTCCGTTGCTTTACCTGCAAACCCCGCACCCTCGATTCGACCCTAAGAATCGCAGAACCCCGCATCTAGGAACCTACCTATGAACCTACGTGATCGCCATGTATCACCTTCGTCGACCGTTCACGGACGACTGCTCGCCAGCCTGCTAGCTCTCTCAACAGCCCACGCGCTTGCTCAAACAGGAGCCCCGGCAACTCCACCGCCCGCCAGCCCGGCAGCTGTGGAAGAAGAGACCATCAATCTCCCTCAGTTCACCATCACTGAAACGGTGGGGAATCCCTACCAATCACGCCAGGCGCTCTCCGCCTCCCGCGTCGCGATGGACATCCAGGACATCCCTCAAAGCATCTCGGTCGTCACGAGCGACTTCATTAAAGACTCGATGTCCACCCGCATGCTCGACGCCGCGAAGTATGTGACGCCGATCGTCGAAAGCACCCTGCCCTACGGCGGCGATCGCTACACCATCCGCGGCTTTTCAGTGTCCGCCGAGTTCATCGACGGCACCATGATCTCCGGCGCAGACGGCTACAGCATGTCGCTCGGCACGTATAACATCGAGCGCCTGGAAATCATCAAAGGCCCCAACGCCATCCTCGTTCCCGGCGGCAGCCCTGGCGGCGTGATGAACCCCATCACCAAGGCCCCGATCTTCGGGAAGAATCAGGCCTCCACCGAGCTCACCTTCGGCCAGTACTCTGATCGTGTTTTCAGCTTCGATATCAATCGCAGCTTCGGCAAAGACGGCAAAGCCGCCGCACGGCTCGTCTACGCCATCTGGCGCACCGAGTACTACGTCAAAAACCAGTACCGCAACGGCTACGAGATCGCGCCGTCTTTCTCGTACAAGCTCTCCCCCGATCACACGCTCACGATCAAGACCGACTTCGTGCAGAACCGCGAAACCAACGGCACCGGCATGCCCATCGAGCCCACCGTCGGCAGCAACGGCTACGCACAGCTCCCGCGTAACCTTCCGCGCGACTGGTCCTTCGCAAACGACACCGACACCCGCCACCGTTCCACCGAGCGCATCAGCGTCGAACTGCTCTCCACACTTTCCGACAACGTCTCGTCCCGCCTCTTCGTCATGGCCAACCACGTACGCCGCTATGACATTGGCGGAGGCAGTGCCGGTCTCACTAACGCCGGCGGTGGCAGCCGCAATCCCTTCACCGGTCTCTACGAACCCGGCGTCAATTGGGGCACAGCCATCACCAACTACAACGCCAGCGGCAATCCTGCTGACCTCGTTCCTACCTCCGCTCCCGTCACCGACCCCTCGACCTGGGTTTACGTCCGCAACAACGGCAAAAACGACCTCGAGTACACCGAAGCGCACGTGAAGAACGACTACGCCGCGAACTTCGACACCAAGTGGTTCAAGTCCACCACGCTGCTCGGTTTCGCCGCCAATACCTCGAAAGTCCGCTGGCGCAGCCCGCTCTCCTCATCCCGCCCCGCAGTCCCGGCCAACAACCTCGGCTCCATCACCTACCCCGGCTACAACTTTCCGACGATTCTCCCTGGCGCCAACCTCGGTACCGATCGCACCGGCAAGCTCGATGACCTCCAGGTCTTCGGCTACGAAACACTCAAGTTCTGGGATGACCGCGTTCAACTCTCCGGCGGTCTCTCCCGCTTCTTCGGCAATCTCTCCCGCACGGATACGACCGGCACGGCCGTCCCCGCCGCACTGCCCACCTCCCCGGATTACCACCTCACCACCAACGCCACCTCGTTCGGTGTCGTCGTGAAGCCGATCAAGGCCGTTTCCCTGTTCTTTAGCCGGAACACCACGGGCGGCACCATGCCGGGCTCATTGAACGCCGGCGCCACCGATCCGAACCTCAAACTCGCGACCGGCGGCCAGAAGGAATACGGTGTGAAAACCTCCCTCCTCGACAACCGCCTCACCGCTTCCTTCGCGTACTTCGACATCGCGCAAAAGAACTTCTCCGTCACCAACAGCGAGTTCTTCCGCCTTCAGGCGCTCGGCCAGTCCACCGCCGGTCTCCCGCAATTCCTCCTCTTCGACCTCAACTCGAAGGGCTGGGAATTCGAAGCGACCTACTCGATGAACAAGAACCTCACCATCCTGGGCAACTACAGCTCCGTGAAGATCCGCCAGCCCATCACCGACGTCCGCCTCCGCGGCGTGCCCGACAAATCCGCCGCCGTCTACGCCGACTACCGCTTCACCGAAG from Nibricoccus aquaticus includes:
- the lepB gene encoding signal peptidase I, producing MFGLFSSVEKQMRANATNWLELADKIFNYRRDEISAADRADLQQKSEQLRAQLRDKADASKLKLGIEALEPAVRRAGGKFYPRSTIQEYVEFFVVAAIVILGLRAYFVQPFKIPTNSMWPTYYGMTGEVFASEKEEPGVVASAARLVAFGATRRSVDAPVDGDVWVPVSGNRIPSAVVPGRTWFVFPSRVQQITLRVGSELVTVQVPLDFKMDEVIEEAFFSAGAPRTQQVEAGFLPSSRAGQNIPVRWINTGKHVKKGERVLSFDVMTGDQLFVDRMSYHFVRPQVGSGFVFRTDNIRSPYLVDAGGRPVESYYIKRLVGTPGDKLEVRDSALLRNGEPITGSLAFDKNARQEGLYRGYKNQEALLEKKQVEVSTQGYYAMGDNSGNSLDSRYWGEVPYKDIVGRPLFIYYPFTKRWGPAR
- the lepA gene encoding translation elongation factor 4, yielding MDELLTRNFCIIAHVDHGKTTLSDRLLEYTNTISKRVLTAQHLDSMDLEKERGITIKSHPVTMMYRAKDGREYKLNLMDTPGHVDFSYEVSRSLAACEGAVLLIDAAQGVEAQTVANAHLAFSQQLKVIPVINKIDLPSANLELCTKQLEDILTIPAEEAILASGKSGIGIEDILEAVVARVPPPRWREYAQTRILVFDSLYDAYRGCIAYVRVFSGSIKANDMMLLMSTNQKAEVKEVGTFTPKMEKCAVLHAGDVGYVVSSIKDPSEVKTGDTITIASKPAQEMLPGYKEVRPMVFCGLYPLESDDYEKLKAGLGRLQLNDAAFVYSSESSLALGFGFRCGFLGLLHMEIIQERIRREHDVEIISTYPSVIYKIVKQGGEVLEVDNPVNFPDPGTIIETLEPTITASIILPNDSMGDILALIMEKRGVCEHTDTLDMNRVMLRCVLPLNEILVDFNDRLKSITHGYGSMDYELGAYKADDLVKMDIMINGDPVDAFSCIVHRSKAEAKGRQLCEKLAEIIPPQMFKVAIQAAIGGKVIARDNVKEMRKDVTSKCYGGDISRKRKLLDKQKEGKKKMKMIGKVNIPPDAFIKVLKSGD
- the fabD gene encoding ACP S-malonyltransferase; this encodes MSLALLFAGQGAQKVGMGKSLYENSAAARALYDEANRVLGWELTKLSFEGPDAELTQTKVCQPALFVHGLALLAAAKEKGKLTGADEPTFALGLSLGEVTALTAAGVFDFATGLKVVAERGRLMQLACEQTTGGMAAIVGEERAKVTELCAEFGIEAANFNCPGQIIISGEKAKVEAAVAAAKERGIKKAMPLNVAGAYHSRLMEPARAAFAAYLATVPFAAPKFTVFTNTTGHAVSSPDAIREALVKQVVSSVLWEDCMRSASAAGATTYWELGPGGVLAGLARRTNKDWPVKSVSEFSDLAA
- a CDS encoding ABC transporter ATP-binding protein, with product MQNPHNSPLEHRFSGEHPLRTLLFLYREERTRLIWGAVLYVIKHSPVWVMPLMTARIIDIVAEPEKHSLNEIWFNAGILLAILIQNIPVNYLCVRSISHAARSMETRLRSAICRRLQHLSIGYYTRQSAGTLQTKVLRDVESIEQLTRGLFDSVGTAFINLGFALAVTAYRAPWFLVFFAGSIPVAVILVRSLHKHVSERNTKLRQEIEQMSNRVIEMTNLIPITRAHGLETSALERIENSLERVRDAGLKVDEINSVFGAISWVVFNFFNSACLVFAAWACATQFIPITLGDIVMLTGYFGMLTGSVLALANSAPMILRGYEAVRSIGEVLECPDLEQNEGKAPVNAVSGEFRFSDVGFRYEGVEAHAVRDFSLHVRPGETIALVGPSGAGKSTVLNLVIGFIRPTSGTILIDGRDMAALDLRTYRRFVSVVPQESILFDGTIRENITYGMKSVSDERITTALRDANAWEFVEKLPEGIQTQVGEKGARLSGGQKQRLAIARALIRDPRVLILDEATSALDSESEALIQEALERLMKGRTTFVVAHRLSTIRNADRIVAMRAGRIEEIGSHDELVKTGGLYSQLHARQSGGRLEE
- a CDS encoding TonB-dependent siderophore receptor, whose amino-acid sequence is MEEETINLPQFTITETVGNPYQSRQALSASRVAMDIQDIPQSISVVTSDFIKDSMSTRMLDAAKYVTPIVESTLPYGGDRYTIRGFSVSAEFIDGTMISGADGYSMSLGTYNIERLEIIKGPNAILVPGGSPGGVMNPITKAPIFGKNQASTELTFGQYSDRVFSFDINRSFGKDGKAAARLVYAIWRTEYYVKNQYRNGYEIAPSFSYKLSPDHTLTIKTDFVQNRETNGTGMPIEPTVGSNGYAQLPRNLPRDWSFANDTDTRHRSTERISVELLSTLSDNVSSRLFVMANHVRRYDIGGGSAGLTNAGGGSRNPFTGLYEPGVNWGTAITNYNASGNPADLVPTSAPVTDPSTWVYVRNNGKNDLEYTEAHVKNDYAANFDTKWFKSTTLLGFAANTSKVRWRSPLSSSRPAVPANNLGSITYPGYNFPTILPGANLGTDRTGKLDDLQVFGYETLKFWDDRVQLSGGLSRFFGNLSRTDTTGTAVPAALPTSPDYHLTTNATSFGVVVKPIKAVSLFFSRNTTGGTMPGSLNAGATDPNLKLATGGQKEYGVKTSLLDNRLTASFAYFDIAQKNFSVTNSEFFRLQALGQSTAGLPQFLLFDLNSKGWEFEATYSMNKNLTILGNYSSVKIRQPITDVRLRGVPDKSAAVYADYRFTEGAIKGFGINVGIDYKSDVAGENASGFTTNRPLPNGSYVAQQPSFLVAGRTLMNVGVTYKYEDWNFAVTCMNALDKEYILAAGSRGAVNVGQPRDFRASVGYKF